In a genomic window of Gossypium arboreum isolate Shixiya-1 chromosome 9, ASM2569848v2, whole genome shotgun sequence:
- the LOC108456006 gene encoding uncharacterized protein LOC108456006 — translation MKHRFRSRSFVALGKLLAILGPLLLIFYTFLYNPPCNEPSSDMLSPMVVKLSNSTETVNYPTNISHIKFVLVGCTKTWLTRRPYTEAWWRPNQTRGNIFMDSPPPKEFLPWPKTSPPFQLNTDATKLPVYPKLANPIEARIFRSVLDSFSLGDNQGVRWFVMADDDTVFFIDNLVQVLAKYDHTKQYYVGMHSESVISNFLFAFDMAYGGAGYALSYSLVEQLAPLMNDCLERYPFMHTSDHLTSSCLFDLGVALTLERGIHQIDLLGDISGMISAHPQAPIVTLHHFDNIDPIFPNRNRTEAVKHLMKAAEIDQSRLAQQTICYDKPMNWSVSVSWGYSVHIYESIIPRSILKKPLETFKPWKNGPPPLYMFNTRLLTNDPCHTPHVFFMEYIRKLKGNSVVLTTYRRKARRRLQPCFVPGNYSADNILRVRVFSNATLRKEAGKIDCCNVLHMAGMNVMNIKLRNCRKGEVIA, via the exons ATGAAACACAGGTTTAGGAGCCGTTCTTTCGTTGCTTTAGGCAAATTGCTAGCTATTTTAGGTCCACTTCTTTTGATTTTCTACACATTCTTGTATAACCCTCCCTGTAATGAGCCTTCTTCAGATATGTTGTCACCAATGGTGGTGAAACTCTCCAACTCAACTGAAACTGTGAATTACCCCACAAACATTAGCCACATTAAGTTCGTTTTGGTCGGCTGCACTAAAACATGGCTGACCAGGAGACCCTACACTGAAGCCTGGTGGAGACCAAACCAAACCAGGGGAAACATCTTCATGGACTCACCTCCCCCTAAAGAATTCCTCCCTTGGCCTAAAACTTCTCCACCCTTTCAGCTGAATACAGATGCCACTAAGTTACCGGTATACCCGAAGCTGGCCAACCCGATCGAGGCTCGGATTTTCCGATCCGTATTGGACTCATTTAGTCTAGGGGATAACCAAGGTGTGAGATGGTTCGTAATGGCGGATGATGACACGGTGTTTTTCATCGACAATTTGGTACAAGTGTTGGCCAAGTATGACCACACAAAGCAATATTATGTTGGCATGCATTCGGAGTCAGTGATTTCCAACTTCCTATTCGCCTTTGATATGGCGTACGGTGGTGCTGGATATGCTTTGAGCTATTCACTGGTGGAACAACTAGCGCCATTGATGAATGATTGCCTTGAAAGATACCCATTCATGCATACCAGTGACCATTTAACATCCTCTTGTTTATTTGATTTGGGGGTTGCTCTAACCCTTGAAAGGGGTATTCATCAG ATTGATCTTCTTGGAGATATATCAGGCATGATATCAGCTCATCCACAGGCACCGATTGTTACACTTCACCATTTCGACAATATAGACCCAATCTTCCCTAACAGGAACCGAACCGAAGCAGTAAAGCATCTGATGAAAGCCGCCGAAATCGACCAATCACGGCTGGCGCAGCAAACGATATGCTACGACAAGCCAATGAACTGGTCTGTGTCAGTCTCATGGGGTTACTCAGTTCATATATATGAAAGTATTATTCCTCGGAGTATCCTAAAGAAACCCCTTGAGACATTTAAACCCTGGAAGAATGGTCCGCCTCCATTGTACATGTTCAACACCAGGTTGCTTACCAACGATCCATGTCATACGCCCCATGTATTCTTCATGGAATACATTAGGAAATTGAAAGGAAATTCCGTAGTTCTTACAACCTATAGACGAAAAGCTCGGCGTCGGCTACAACCTTGTTTCGTCCCTGGAAATTATTCGGCGGATAACATCCTCAGAGTTCGAGTTTTCTCGAATGCAACACTGCGGAAGGAG GCTGGGAAAATCGATTGCTGCAATGTGCTGCATATGGCTGGCATGAATGTCATGAACATCAAGTTAAGGAATTGTAGGAAGGGTGAAGTCATTGCATAG
- the LOC108456778 gene encoding NAD(H) kinase 1-like isoform X5, with translation MSPSKLDSTDSFGHEEASVSCSKPENGCVDSLSIFHSEKAVEELLQQTPVAGMDEHLIEFSEALRTVAKALRRAAEGKASAQAEAAEWKRRYELERTRNIQMERKARMAEQFSAEKNGDIDCERVKNSDNQSMLQNESNEYSETGCMKHGIWSHEVLRDRESDSNSNADRNKIMRKASFKLSWWCNGENGDQHKHDIVSFERGNITTAERSSKQISLKWESDPQTVLILTKPNSVSVRILCVQMVRWLRERKKLNVYVEPRVKVELVAESSNFSYVQTWKDDSEISHLHMKVDLVITLGGDGTVLWAASMFKGPVPPIVPFSLDSEHFKDCLDSVLRGPISITLRHRLLCRVVRDAAKNEYETEPFLVLNEVTIDRGISSYLTNLECYCDNSFVTCVQGDGLILSTTSGSTAYSLAAGGSMVHPQVPGILFTPICPHSLSFRPLILPEHVTVRIMVPFNSRSPAWASFDGKDRKLLAAGDALLCSMAPWPVPTACQVDSTNDFLRSIHDGLHWNLRKTQSFDGPRDRDL, from the exons ATGTCTCCCAGCAAGCTTGATTCCACT GATTCCTTTGGACATGAGGAGGCAAGTGTTTCGTGCTCAAAGCCAGAGAATGGTTGTGTTGATTCACTTTCTATTTTCCATTCCGAGAAGGCAGTGGAAGAACTTCTTCAACAAACTCCTGTTGCAGGAATGGATGAACATCTTATAGAGTTCTCAGAAGCTTTGAGAA CTGTTGCTAAGGCATTAAGACGAGCTGCTGAAGGAAAGGCTTCTGCACAAGCTGAGGCTGCTGAATGGAAACGTAGATATGAGCTGGAGAGAACCAGGAATATTCAGATGGAGCGAAAAG CTCGCATGGCAGAGCAGTTCTCTGCAGAGAAAAATGGTGATATTGATTGCGAGAGGGTAAAAAACTCCGACAACCAATCGATGCTGCAGAATGAATCAAATGAGTATTCTGAGACAGGCTGCATGAAGCATGGGATTTGGTCGCATGAGGTTCTTCGTGACAGAGAATCAGATTCAAATTCCAATGCAGATCGTAATAAGATTATGAGAAAG GCATCGTTTAAACTTTCATGGTGGTGCAATGGTGAGAATGGTGATCAGCACAAACATGACATTGTCTCTTTTGAAAGAGGGAATATTACAACGGCAGAACGCAGTAGTAAACAG ATTTCTCTGAAGTGGGAATCTGACCCTCAGACTGTGCTTATTTTGACAAAACCAAATTCGGTTTCTGTTCGAATTCTTTGTGTACAAATGGTCAG ATGGTTGAGAGAGAGGAAAAAGTTAAATGTTTATGTTGAACCACGTGTGAAGGTTGAACTTGTAGCAGAGTCATCCAACTTCAGCTATGTACAAACATGGAAAGATG ACAGTGAAATTTCACACCTACACATGAAAGTTGATCTGGTGATAACTCTTGGTGGTGATGGAACTGTTCTATGG GCAGCATCAATGTTCAAGGGACCTGTTCCTCCAATTGTTCCATTTTCATTAG ATAGTGAACATTTCAAAGATTGCCTTGATTCAGTCCTGAGGGGACCCATCAGTATAACGTTACGGCACCGCCTGCTATGCCGTGTTGTTAGAGATGCTGCTAAAAATGAGTACGAAACAGAACCTTTTCTTGTTCTAAATGAGGTTACAATCGACCGTGGAATATCATCATACCTCACGAATCTGGAATGCTATTGCGACAATTCCTTTGTTACATGTGTGCAAGGGGATGGTTTAATTTTATCAACTACATCTGGTAGCACTGCATATTCGTTGGCAGCTGGAGGATCAATGGTCCACCCACAG GTCCCTGGTATCTTGTTCACACCAATCTGTCCTCATTCATTATCCTTTCGACCCCTGATATTGCCTGAGCATGTAACAGTCCGGATAATGGTGCCGTTCAATAGCAGAAGTCCGGCTTGGGCATCATTTGATGGAAAGGACAGGAAACTGTTGGCTGCTGGGGATGCTCTTCTGTGCAGCATGGCACCTTGGCCCGTGCCTACAGCTTGTCAAGTTGATTCTACTAATGACTTTTTACGCAGTATCCATGACGGCCTCCATTGGAATCTGAGAAAGACGCAGTCATTTGATGGCCCTCGGGATCGGGATCTATAA
- the LOC108456778 gene encoding NAD(H) kinase 1-like isoform X3, with the protein MSPSKLDSTDSFGHEEASVSCSKPENGCVDSLSIFHSEKAVEELLQQTPVAGMDEHLIEFSEALRTVAKALRRAAEGKASAQAEAAEWKRRYELERTRNIQMERKVSGNNNCEMLQHWWIRSSLDNAMDMLRIMLPCLFFWEVGKEQNKRIAEARMAEQFSAEKNGDIDCERVKNSDNQSMLQNESNEYSETGCMKHGIWSHEVLRDRESDSNSNADRNKIMRKASFKLSWWCNGENGDQHKHDIVSFERGNITTAERSSKQISLKWESDPQTVLILTKPNSVSVRILCVQMVRWLRERKKLNVYVEPRVKVELVAESSNFSYVQTWKDDSEISHLHMKVDLVITLGGDGTVLWAASMFKGPVPPIVPFSLDSEHFKDCLDSVLRGPISITLRHRLLCRVVRDAAKNEYETEPFLVLNEVTIDRGISSYLTNLECYCDNSFVTCVQGDGLILSTTSGSTAYSLAAGGSMVHPQVPGILFTPICPHSLSFRPLILPEHVTVRIMVPFNSRSPAWASFDGKDRKLLAAGDALLCSMAPWPVPTACQVDSTNDFLRSIHDGLHWNLRKTQSFDGPRDRDL; encoded by the exons ATGTCTCCCAGCAAGCTTGATTCCACT GATTCCTTTGGACATGAGGAGGCAAGTGTTTCGTGCTCAAAGCCAGAGAATGGTTGTGTTGATTCACTTTCTATTTTCCATTCCGAGAAGGCAGTGGAAGAACTTCTTCAACAAACTCCTGTTGCAGGAATGGATGAACATCTTATAGAGTTCTCAGAAGCTTTGAGAA CTGTTGCTAAGGCATTAAGACGAGCTGCTGAAGGAAAGGCTTCTGCACAAGCTGAGGCTGCTGAATGGAAACGTAGATATGAGCTGGAGAGAACCAGGAATATTCAGATGGAGCGAAAAG TATCAGGCAACAATAACTGTGAAATGCTACAACATTGGTGGATTCGATCTTCTCTAGATAATGCAATGGACATGTTAAGAATTATGCTTCCATGTCTTTTCTTCTGGGAGGTTGGGAAAGAACAAAATAAGAGAATAGCAGAAG CTCGCATGGCAGAGCAGTTCTCTGCAGAGAAAAATGGTGATATTGATTGCGAGAGGGTAAAAAACTCCGACAACCAATCGATGCTGCAGAATGAATCAAATGAGTATTCTGAGACAGGCTGCATGAAGCATGGGATTTGGTCGCATGAGGTTCTTCGTGACAGAGAATCAGATTCAAATTCCAATGCAGATCGTAATAAGATTATGAGAAAG GCATCGTTTAAACTTTCATGGTGGTGCAATGGTGAGAATGGTGATCAGCACAAACATGACATTGTCTCTTTTGAAAGAGGGAATATTACAACGGCAGAACGCAGTAGTAAACAG ATTTCTCTGAAGTGGGAATCTGACCCTCAGACTGTGCTTATTTTGACAAAACCAAATTCGGTTTCTGTTCGAATTCTTTGTGTACAAATGGTCAG ATGGTTGAGAGAGAGGAAAAAGTTAAATGTTTATGTTGAACCACGTGTGAAGGTTGAACTTGTAGCAGAGTCATCCAACTTCAGCTATGTACAAACATGGAAAGATG ACAGTGAAATTTCACACCTACACATGAAAGTTGATCTGGTGATAACTCTTGGTGGTGATGGAACTGTTCTATGG GCAGCATCAATGTTCAAGGGACCTGTTCCTCCAATTGTTCCATTTTCATTAG ATAGTGAACATTTCAAAGATTGCCTTGATTCAGTCCTGAGGGGACCCATCAGTATAACGTTACGGCACCGCCTGCTATGCCGTGTTGTTAGAGATGCTGCTAAAAATGAGTACGAAACAGAACCTTTTCTTGTTCTAAATGAGGTTACAATCGACCGTGGAATATCATCATACCTCACGAATCTGGAATGCTATTGCGACAATTCCTTTGTTACATGTGTGCAAGGGGATGGTTTAATTTTATCAACTACATCTGGTAGCACTGCATATTCGTTGGCAGCTGGAGGATCAATGGTCCACCCACAG GTCCCTGGTATCTTGTTCACACCAATCTGTCCTCATTCATTATCCTTTCGACCCCTGATATTGCCTGAGCATGTAACAGTCCGGATAATGGTGCCGTTCAATAGCAGAAGTCCGGCTTGGGCATCATTTGATGGAAAGGACAGGAAACTGTTGGCTGCTGGGGATGCTCTTCTGTGCAGCATGGCACCTTGGCCCGTGCCTACAGCTTGTCAAGTTGATTCTACTAATGACTTTTTACGCAGTATCCATGACGGCCTCCATTGGAATCTGAGAAAGACGCAGTCATTTGATGGCCCTCGGGATCGGGATCTATAA
- the LOC108456778 gene encoding NAD(H) kinase 1-like isoform X1, which translates to MSPSKLDSTDSFGHEEASVSCSKPENGCVDSLSIFHSEKAVEELLQQTPVAGMDEHLIEFSEALRTVAKALRRAAEGKASAQAEAAEWKRRYELERTRNIQMERKVSGNNNCEMLQHWWIRSSLDNAMDMLRIMLPCLFFWEVGKEQNKRIAEARMAEQFSAEKNGDIDCERVKNSDNQSMLQNESNEYSETGCMKHGIWSHEVLRDRESDSNSNADRNKIMRKASFKLSWWCNGENGDQHKHDIVSFERGNITTAERSSKQISLKWESDPQTVLILTKPNSVSVRILCVQMVRWLRERKKLNVYVEPRVKVELVAESSNFSYVQTWKDDSEISHLHMKVDLVITLGGDGTVLWAASMFKGPVPPIVPFSLGSLGFMTPFHSEHFKDCLDSVLRGPISITLRHRLLCRVVRDAAKNEYETEPFLVLNEVTIDRGISSYLTNLECYCDNSFVTCVQGDGLILSTTSGSTAYSLAAGGSMVHPQVPGILFTPICPHSLSFRPLILPEHVTVRIMVPFNSRSPAWASFDGKDRKLLAAGDALLCSMAPWPVPTACQVDSTNDFLRSIHDGLHWNLRKTQSFDGPRDRDL; encoded by the exons ATGTCTCCCAGCAAGCTTGATTCCACT GATTCCTTTGGACATGAGGAGGCAAGTGTTTCGTGCTCAAAGCCAGAGAATGGTTGTGTTGATTCACTTTCTATTTTCCATTCCGAGAAGGCAGTGGAAGAACTTCTTCAACAAACTCCTGTTGCAGGAATGGATGAACATCTTATAGAGTTCTCAGAAGCTTTGAGAA CTGTTGCTAAGGCATTAAGACGAGCTGCTGAAGGAAAGGCTTCTGCACAAGCTGAGGCTGCTGAATGGAAACGTAGATATGAGCTGGAGAGAACCAGGAATATTCAGATGGAGCGAAAAG TATCAGGCAACAATAACTGTGAAATGCTACAACATTGGTGGATTCGATCTTCTCTAGATAATGCAATGGACATGTTAAGAATTATGCTTCCATGTCTTTTCTTCTGGGAGGTTGGGAAAGAACAAAATAAGAGAATAGCAGAAG CTCGCATGGCAGAGCAGTTCTCTGCAGAGAAAAATGGTGATATTGATTGCGAGAGGGTAAAAAACTCCGACAACCAATCGATGCTGCAGAATGAATCAAATGAGTATTCTGAGACAGGCTGCATGAAGCATGGGATTTGGTCGCATGAGGTTCTTCGTGACAGAGAATCAGATTCAAATTCCAATGCAGATCGTAATAAGATTATGAGAAAG GCATCGTTTAAACTTTCATGGTGGTGCAATGGTGAGAATGGTGATCAGCACAAACATGACATTGTCTCTTTTGAAAGAGGGAATATTACAACGGCAGAACGCAGTAGTAAACAG ATTTCTCTGAAGTGGGAATCTGACCCTCAGACTGTGCTTATTTTGACAAAACCAAATTCGGTTTCTGTTCGAATTCTTTGTGTACAAATGGTCAG ATGGTTGAGAGAGAGGAAAAAGTTAAATGTTTATGTTGAACCACGTGTGAAGGTTGAACTTGTAGCAGAGTCATCCAACTTCAGCTATGTACAAACATGGAAAGATG ACAGTGAAATTTCACACCTACACATGAAAGTTGATCTGGTGATAACTCTTGGTGGTGATGGAACTGTTCTATGG GCAGCATCAATGTTCAAGGGACCTGTTCCTCCAATTGTTCCATTTTCATTAGGTTCTTTGGGCTTTATGACTCCTTTTC ATAGTGAACATTTCAAAGATTGCCTTGATTCAGTCCTGAGGGGACCCATCAGTATAACGTTACGGCACCGCCTGCTATGCCGTGTTGTTAGAGATGCTGCTAAAAATGAGTACGAAACAGAACCTTTTCTTGTTCTAAATGAGGTTACAATCGACCGTGGAATATCATCATACCTCACGAATCTGGAATGCTATTGCGACAATTCCTTTGTTACATGTGTGCAAGGGGATGGTTTAATTTTATCAACTACATCTGGTAGCACTGCATATTCGTTGGCAGCTGGAGGATCAATGGTCCACCCACAG GTCCCTGGTATCTTGTTCACACCAATCTGTCCTCATTCATTATCCTTTCGACCCCTGATATTGCCTGAGCATGTAACAGTCCGGATAATGGTGCCGTTCAATAGCAGAAGTCCGGCTTGGGCATCATTTGATGGAAAGGACAGGAAACTGTTGGCTGCTGGGGATGCTCTTCTGTGCAGCATGGCACCTTGGCCCGTGCCTACAGCTTGTCAAGTTGATTCTACTAATGACTTTTTACGCAGTATCCATGACGGCCTCCATTGGAATCTGAGAAAGACGCAGTCATTTGATGGCCCTCGGGATCGGGATCTATAA
- the LOC108456778 gene encoding NAD(H) kinase 1-like isoform X4 produces MSPSKLDSTDSFGHEEASVSCSKPENGCVDSLSIFHSEKAVEELLQQTPVAGMDEHLIEFSEALRTVAKALRRAAEGKASAQAEAAEWKRRYELERTRNIQMERKARMAEQFSAEKNGDIDCERVKNSDNQSMLQNESNEYSETGCMKHGIWSHEVLRDRESDSNSNADRNKIMRKASFKLSWWCNGENGDQHKHDIVSFERGNITTAERSSKQISLKWESDPQTVLILTKPNSVSVRILCVQMVRWLRERKKLNVYVEPRVKVELVAESSNFSYVQTWKDDSEISHLHMKVDLVITLGGDGTVLWAASMFKGPVPPIVPFSLGSLGFMTPFHSEHFKDCLDSVLRGPISITLRHRLLCRVVRDAAKNEYETEPFLVLNEVTIDRGISSYLTNLECYCDNSFVTCVQGDGLILSTTSGSTAYSLAAGGSMVHPQVPGILFTPICPHSLSFRPLILPEHVTVRIMVPFNSRSPAWASFDGKDRKLLAAGDALLCSMAPWPVPTACQVDSTNDFLRSIHDGLHWNLRKTQSFDGPRDRDL; encoded by the exons ATGTCTCCCAGCAAGCTTGATTCCACT GATTCCTTTGGACATGAGGAGGCAAGTGTTTCGTGCTCAAAGCCAGAGAATGGTTGTGTTGATTCACTTTCTATTTTCCATTCCGAGAAGGCAGTGGAAGAACTTCTTCAACAAACTCCTGTTGCAGGAATGGATGAACATCTTATAGAGTTCTCAGAAGCTTTGAGAA CTGTTGCTAAGGCATTAAGACGAGCTGCTGAAGGAAAGGCTTCTGCACAAGCTGAGGCTGCTGAATGGAAACGTAGATATGAGCTGGAGAGAACCAGGAATATTCAGATGGAGCGAAAAG CTCGCATGGCAGAGCAGTTCTCTGCAGAGAAAAATGGTGATATTGATTGCGAGAGGGTAAAAAACTCCGACAACCAATCGATGCTGCAGAATGAATCAAATGAGTATTCTGAGACAGGCTGCATGAAGCATGGGATTTGGTCGCATGAGGTTCTTCGTGACAGAGAATCAGATTCAAATTCCAATGCAGATCGTAATAAGATTATGAGAAAG GCATCGTTTAAACTTTCATGGTGGTGCAATGGTGAGAATGGTGATCAGCACAAACATGACATTGTCTCTTTTGAAAGAGGGAATATTACAACGGCAGAACGCAGTAGTAAACAG ATTTCTCTGAAGTGGGAATCTGACCCTCAGACTGTGCTTATTTTGACAAAACCAAATTCGGTTTCTGTTCGAATTCTTTGTGTACAAATGGTCAG ATGGTTGAGAGAGAGGAAAAAGTTAAATGTTTATGTTGAACCACGTGTGAAGGTTGAACTTGTAGCAGAGTCATCCAACTTCAGCTATGTACAAACATGGAAAGATG ACAGTGAAATTTCACACCTACACATGAAAGTTGATCTGGTGATAACTCTTGGTGGTGATGGAACTGTTCTATGG GCAGCATCAATGTTCAAGGGACCTGTTCCTCCAATTGTTCCATTTTCATTAGGTTCTTTGGGCTTTATGACTCCTTTTC ATAGTGAACATTTCAAAGATTGCCTTGATTCAGTCCTGAGGGGACCCATCAGTATAACGTTACGGCACCGCCTGCTATGCCGTGTTGTTAGAGATGCTGCTAAAAATGAGTACGAAACAGAACCTTTTCTTGTTCTAAATGAGGTTACAATCGACCGTGGAATATCATCATACCTCACGAATCTGGAATGCTATTGCGACAATTCCTTTGTTACATGTGTGCAAGGGGATGGTTTAATTTTATCAACTACATCTGGTAGCACTGCATATTCGTTGGCAGCTGGAGGATCAATGGTCCACCCACAG GTCCCTGGTATCTTGTTCACACCAATCTGTCCTCATTCATTATCCTTTCGACCCCTGATATTGCCTGAGCATGTAACAGTCCGGATAATGGTGCCGTTCAATAGCAGAAGTCCGGCTTGGGCATCATTTGATGGAAAGGACAGGAAACTGTTGGCTGCTGGGGATGCTCTTCTGTGCAGCATGGCACCTTGGCCCGTGCCTACAGCTTGTCAAGTTGATTCTACTAATGACTTTTTACGCAGTATCCATGACGGCCTCCATTGGAATCTGAGAAAGACGCAGTCATTTGATGGCCCTCGGGATCGGGATCTATAA
- the LOC108456778 gene encoding NAD(H) kinase 1-like isoform X2, whose protein sequence is MSPSKLDSTDSFGHEEASVSCSKPENGCVDSLSIFHSEKAVEELLQQTPVAGMDEHLIEFSEALRTVAKALRRAAEGKASAQAEAAEWKRRYELERTRNIQMERKGNNNCEMLQHWWIRSSLDNAMDMLRIMLPCLFFWEVGKEQNKRIAEARMAEQFSAEKNGDIDCERVKNSDNQSMLQNESNEYSETGCMKHGIWSHEVLRDRESDSNSNADRNKIMRKASFKLSWWCNGENGDQHKHDIVSFERGNITTAERSSKQISLKWESDPQTVLILTKPNSVSVRILCVQMVRWLRERKKLNVYVEPRVKVELVAESSNFSYVQTWKDDSEISHLHMKVDLVITLGGDGTVLWAASMFKGPVPPIVPFSLGSLGFMTPFHSEHFKDCLDSVLRGPISITLRHRLLCRVVRDAAKNEYETEPFLVLNEVTIDRGISSYLTNLECYCDNSFVTCVQGDGLILSTTSGSTAYSLAAGGSMVHPQVPGILFTPICPHSLSFRPLILPEHVTVRIMVPFNSRSPAWASFDGKDRKLLAAGDALLCSMAPWPVPTACQVDSTNDFLRSIHDGLHWNLRKTQSFDGPRDRDL, encoded by the exons ATGTCTCCCAGCAAGCTTGATTCCACT GATTCCTTTGGACATGAGGAGGCAAGTGTTTCGTGCTCAAAGCCAGAGAATGGTTGTGTTGATTCACTTTCTATTTTCCATTCCGAGAAGGCAGTGGAAGAACTTCTTCAACAAACTCCTGTTGCAGGAATGGATGAACATCTTATAGAGTTCTCAGAAGCTTTGAGAA CTGTTGCTAAGGCATTAAGACGAGCTGCTGAAGGAAAGGCTTCTGCACAAGCTGAGGCTGCTGAATGGAAACGTAGATATGAGCTGGAGAGAACCAGGAATATTCAGATGGAGCGAAAAG GCAACAATAACTGTGAAATGCTACAACATTGGTGGATTCGATCTTCTCTAGATAATGCAATGGACATGTTAAGAATTATGCTTCCATGTCTTTTCTTCTGGGAGGTTGGGAAAGAACAAAATAAGAGAATAGCAGAAG CTCGCATGGCAGAGCAGTTCTCTGCAGAGAAAAATGGTGATATTGATTGCGAGAGGGTAAAAAACTCCGACAACCAATCGATGCTGCAGAATGAATCAAATGAGTATTCTGAGACAGGCTGCATGAAGCATGGGATTTGGTCGCATGAGGTTCTTCGTGACAGAGAATCAGATTCAAATTCCAATGCAGATCGTAATAAGATTATGAGAAAG GCATCGTTTAAACTTTCATGGTGGTGCAATGGTGAGAATGGTGATCAGCACAAACATGACATTGTCTCTTTTGAAAGAGGGAATATTACAACGGCAGAACGCAGTAGTAAACAG ATTTCTCTGAAGTGGGAATCTGACCCTCAGACTGTGCTTATTTTGACAAAACCAAATTCGGTTTCTGTTCGAATTCTTTGTGTACAAATGGTCAG ATGGTTGAGAGAGAGGAAAAAGTTAAATGTTTATGTTGAACCACGTGTGAAGGTTGAACTTGTAGCAGAGTCATCCAACTTCAGCTATGTACAAACATGGAAAGATG ACAGTGAAATTTCACACCTACACATGAAAGTTGATCTGGTGATAACTCTTGGTGGTGATGGAACTGTTCTATGG GCAGCATCAATGTTCAAGGGACCTGTTCCTCCAATTGTTCCATTTTCATTAGGTTCTTTGGGCTTTATGACTCCTTTTC ATAGTGAACATTTCAAAGATTGCCTTGATTCAGTCCTGAGGGGACCCATCAGTATAACGTTACGGCACCGCCTGCTATGCCGTGTTGTTAGAGATGCTGCTAAAAATGAGTACGAAACAGAACCTTTTCTTGTTCTAAATGAGGTTACAATCGACCGTGGAATATCATCATACCTCACGAATCTGGAATGCTATTGCGACAATTCCTTTGTTACATGTGTGCAAGGGGATGGTTTAATTTTATCAACTACATCTGGTAGCACTGCATATTCGTTGGCAGCTGGAGGATCAATGGTCCACCCACAG GTCCCTGGTATCTTGTTCACACCAATCTGTCCTCATTCATTATCCTTTCGACCCCTGATATTGCCTGAGCATGTAACAGTCCGGATAATGGTGCCGTTCAATAGCAGAAGTCCGGCTTGGGCATCATTTGATGGAAAGGACAGGAAACTGTTGGCTGCTGGGGATGCTCTTCTGTGCAGCATGGCACCTTGGCCCGTGCCTACAGCTTGTCAAGTTGATTCTACTAATGACTTTTTACGCAGTATCCATGACGGCCTCCATTGGAATCTGAGAAAGACGCAGTCATTTGATGGCCCTCGGGATCGGGATCTATAA